A window from Setaria italica strain Yugu1 chromosome VIII, Setaria_italica_v2.0, whole genome shotgun sequence encodes these proteins:
- the LOC101778490 gene encoding scarecrow-like protein 3, which produces MRPPPAENGPDRRLAHLGRALCECAADVEAGSMEKAARWLSRATGLAAATDGGPLPRLAVPVADCLARRLIRPMVPAVADALIDPSDHLDRRCVRAARRSFFELSPFPKAAVAVANRVILEAMENEKNVHVIDFAGPAAQPCQWIQLLRDFRSLPEGAPHLRLTIVHDDEEFLAKVSESLVDEADRLDVPLQVHCVAGQIETLDFSDLHGVLGLKSGEARAIVCTLRLHRLLAAADEAASSFSAGHRSNQTASVARLQQMASNSCPLSIGGGAACEEEEEDPYYRSPATPLGFVSPPLTTPPFQMPPALAGFLSAARATVSPKIVVLAEQEASHNGVSFRKRFAEALHHYAAVYDSLDAAAAAYRRPPAERAEVERAVLSEEIRDLLLRDGARRRERHDRLHQWALRMEVAGFRGVPLSYIALRQGDDVLRRCGVGGCESREHGGCLLLCWKSWPLYSVSAWRPDRGAAYGIGCDYLSLSAPPGPVHSF; this is translated from the exons ATgcgtcctcctcctgctgaGAACGGCCCGGACAGGCGCCTCGCGCATCTGGGCCGGGCCCTATGCGAGTGCGCGGCCGACGTGGAGGCCGGGTCCATGGAGAAAGCAGCCCGCTGGCTCTCGCGGGCCacgggcctcgccgccgccacggacgGCGGCCCGCTGCCGCGCCTGGCCGTGCCCGTCGCCGACTGCCTGGCGCGTCGCCTGATCCGCCCCATGGTCCCGGCCGTCGCCGACGCGCTCATCGATCCCTCCGACCACCTCGACCGCCGCTGCGTGAGGGCCGCCCGCCGCAGCTTCTTCGAGCTCAGCCCGTTCCCcaaggccgccgtcgccgtcgccaacCGAGTCATCCTCGAGGCCATGGAGAACGAAAAG AACGTCCACGTCATCGACTTCGCTGGGCCTGCCGCGCAGCCATGCCAGTGGATCCAACTCTTGCGCGACTTCCGCAGCCTGCCGGAGGGCGCGCCGCACCTGCGCCTCACCATCGTGCACGACGACGAGGAGTTCCTCGCCAAGGTATCAGAGTCGCTCGTCGATGAAGCGGACCGACTCGACGTGCCACTCCAGGTCCACTGCGTCGCTGGCCAGATCGAGACGCTGGACTTCAGCGACCTGCACGGCGTCCTCGGACTGAAATCAGGCGAGGCGCGCGCGATCGTCTGCACCCTACGGCtgcaccgcctcctcgccgccgccgatgaaGCCGCGAGCAGCTTCAGCGCCGGGCACCGCTCCAACCAGACGGCAAGCGTCGCGCGGCTGCAGCAGATGGCGTCCAACTCGTGCCCGCtgagcatcggcggcggcgccgcatgcgaggaggaggaggaggacccttATTACCGCAGCCCCGCAACGCCGCTGGGCTTCGTCTCGCCGCCGCTGACCACCCCTCCGTTCCAGatgccgccggcgctggcgggCTTCCTATCCGCGGCGCgcgccacggtgtcgcccaagATCGTGGTGCTCGCCGAGCAGGAGGCCAGCCACAACGGCGTCTCCTTCCGGAAGCGCTTCGCCGAGGCGCTCCACCACTACGCCGCGGTCTACGACAGcctggacgcggcggcggcggcgtaccgGAGGCCGCCCGCCGAGCGGGCGGAGGTGGAGCGCGCGGTGCTGAGCGAGGAGATCAGGGACCTGCTCCTGCGGGACGGTGCCCGCCGGCGCGAGCGGCACGACCGGCTGCACCAGTGGGCTCTGCGCATGGAGGTCGCCGGGTTCCGCGGCGTGCCCCTGAGCTACATCGCGTTGAGGCAGGGGGACGACGTGCTGAGGAGGTGCGGGGTGGGAGGCTGTGAGAGCAGAGAGCACGGGGGGTGCCTGCTGCTGTGCTGGAAGTCGTGGCCTCTCTACTCGGTCTCGGCATGGCGGCCGGACAGAGGAGCAGCTTATGGAATTGGTTGTGATTACCTGTCACTGTCAGCACCGCCCGGTCCTGTACATAGCTTTTGA
- the LOC101766596 gene encoding LOW QUALITY PROTEIN: BTB/POZ domain and ankyrin repeat-containing protein NH5.2-like (The sequence of the model RefSeq protein was modified relative to this genomic sequence to represent the inferred CDS: inserted 1 base in 1 codon), with protein MSSEDSLKSLSLDYLNLLINGQAFSDVAFSVEGRLVHAHRCVLAARSLFFRKLFCGLDPNHQPPPPPPALGSPGARAAGAAPELVIPVSSIRYEVLVLVLQFLYSGQASVAAPKSGPLPGCGARGCWHTRCGAAVDLALDTLAAARXFGVEQLALLVQKQLESMVKEASVDDVMKVLMASRKFEMQELWATCSHLVARSGLSADLLAKHLPIDVVAKIEEIRAKSPVAAANTPRSPFLTHHYLPINAPSSAADRDHKIRRMRRALDAADIELVKLMVMGEGLDLDDALAVHYAVQHCNRDVVKALLELGAADVNSRAGPTGKTALHLAAEMVSPDMVSVLLDHHADPNARTLDGVTPLDVLRGLTSEFLFKGAVPGLTHIEPNKLRLCLELVQSAVMVTTRDEGGAPGAGGEAGGSDGGNFPRSDADDSLVSLTMNSTLMYQGQEMAAAVAGEARKGNSGGRGSPSNLYFPNGFP; from the exons ATGAGCTCGGAGGACTCGCTCAAGTCCCTCTCGCTCGACTACCTCAACCTGCTCATCAACGGGCAGGCCTTCAGCGACGTCGCCTTCAGCGTCGAGGGCCGCCTCGTCCACGCCCACCGCTGCGTCCTCGCCGCCCGCAGCCTCTTCTTCCGCAAGCTCTTCTGCGGCCTCGACCCCAACCAccagccgcccccgccgccgccggcactcgGCTcccccggcgcccgcgccgcggggGCCGCGCCGGAGCTCGTCATCCCCGTCAGCTCCATCCGCTACGAGGTGCTCGTCCTCGTGCTGCAGTTCCTCTACAGCGGCCAGGCGTCCGTCGCGGCGCCCAAGAGCGGGCCGCTCCCCGGGTGCGGCGCCAGGGGATGCTGGCACACCCGatgcggcgccgccgtcgacctcGCCCTCgacaccctcgccgccgcgc tcttCGGCGTCGAGCAGCTCGCGCTCCTGGTACAG AAGCAGCTGGAGAGCATGGTGAAGGAGGCGTCCGTGGACGACGTCATGAAGGTGCTCATGGCGTCGCGCAAGTTCGAGATGCAGGAGCTCTGGGCCACCTGCTCCCACCTCGTGGCGCGCTCCGGCCTCTCCGCCGACCTCCTCGCCAAGCACCTCCCCATCGATGTGGTCGCCAAGATTGAGGAGATCCGCGCCAAgtcccccgtcgccgccgccaacacGCCGCGCTCCCCGTTCCTCACCCACCACTACCTCCCCATCAACgcgccgtcctccgccgccgaccgcgaCCACAAGATCCGCCGCATGCGGCGCGCCCTCGACGCCGCCGACATCGAGCTCGTCAAGCTGATGGTCATGGGCGAGGGCCTCGACCTCGACGACGCACTCGCCGTCCACTACGCCGTCCAGCACTGCAACCGCGACGTCGTCAAGGCGCTGCTCGAGCTCGGCGCGGCGGATGTCAACTCCCGCGCCGGGCCGACGGGGAAGACGGCGCTGCACCTGGCGGCGGAGATGGTCTCACCCGACATGGTCTCCGTCCTCCTCGACCACCACGCCGACCCCAACGCCAGGACGCTCGACGGCGTCACCCCGCTCGACGTGCTCCGCGGCCTCACCTCCGAGTTCCTCTTCAAGGGTGCCGTGCCGGGGCTCACGCACATCGAGCCCAACAAGCTCAGGCTGTGCCTCGAGCTCGTGCAGTCTGCGGTGATGGTGACCACGCGCGACGAGggcggcgcgcccggcgccggcggcgaggccgggggAAGCGACGGCGGCAACTTCCCGAGAAGCGACGCCGACGACAGCTTGGTGAGCCTGACAATGAACTCTACGCTCATGTACCAGGGCCAGGAGATGGCAGCGGCggtcgccggcgaggcgaggaaAGGGAATAGCGGCGGCCGGGGGAGCCCCTCCAACTTGTACTTCCCCAATGGCTTCCCATAA